The following coding sequences lie in one Lolium perenne isolate Kyuss_39 chromosome 2, Kyuss_2.0, whole genome shotgun sequence genomic window:
- the LOC127329182 gene encoding mitochondrial uncoupling protein 3 translates to MSTFPIDALKIRLQLHRSPGVGGGVLRVAGELVRDGGLYRGLSPAVLRHLFYTPLRIVGYEHLRSYLASGGREVGLVEKAIAGGVSGVAAQVLASPADLIKVRMQADSRLLSQGIQPRYTGTLDAFTKIVRAEGLLGLWKGVVPNAQRAFLVNMGELTCYDQAKHFIIRKQICNDNLYAHTLASVASGLCATTLSCPADVIKTRMMNQGQEAKALYRNSYDCLVKTVKYEGAAALWKGFLPTWARLGPWQFVFWVSYEKLRQISGISSF, encoded by the exons ATGTCCACGTTCCCCATCGACGCCCTCAAGATCCGCCTGCAGCTCCACCGCAGCCCCGGTGTCGGCGGCGGAGTCTTGCGCGTCGCCGGGGAGCTCGTCCGCGACGGGGGGCTTTACCGGGGCCTCTCCCCCGCTGTCCTCCGGCACCTATTCTACACCCCGCTCCGCATCGTCGGCTACGAGCACCTCCGGTCCTACCTCGCCAGCGGGGGGCGGGAGGTGGGCCTTGTTGAGAAGGCGATCGCTGGGGGAGTCTCCGGCGTTGCCGCGCAG GTGCTGGCGAGCCCTGCTGATTTGATAAAGGTTAGGATGCAAGCAGACAGCAGATTGTTGAGCCAAGGCATTCAACCTCGGTATACAGGAACCTTAGATGCCTTCACGAAAATCGTGCGTGCTGAAGGCCTTTTAGGACTTTGGAAGGGTGTTGTTCCTAATGCCCAACGAGCGTTTCTTGTCAACATGGGCGAGTTGACCTGCTATGACCAGGCAAAGCATTTCATCATTCGCAAGCAGATCTGCAACGATAATCTGTATGCTCACACATTGGCCTCTGTTGCCTCTGGTCTATGTGCGACTACATTGAGCTGTCCAGCAGATGTGATCAAAACTAGGATGATGAACCAGGGCCAGGAGGCAAAAGCTCTATACAGGAATTCTTATGATTGTTTGGTCAAGACCGTTAAGTATGAGGGTGCAGCAGCATTGTGGAAAGGTTTTTTACCTACATGGGCCAGACTTGGTCCATGGCAGTTTGTGTTCTGGGTTTCCTATGAAAAACTGCGACAAATATCAGGTATTTCATCATTCTGA